Proteins encoded within one genomic window of Bradyrhizobium sp. CB1717:
- a CDS encoding FadR/GntR family transcriptional regulator codes for MPLEAVEARRLYRQVADQLRSLIDSGEYAVGSRLPTERELAEQLKVSRPTVREALIALEVEGRLRIRVGSGIYVIEPAAVAAPAAAAVIEGPFELLRAREFLESAIAEQAARVATKDDIVRIDASLVAMENVEHPGEASMVHDRAFHVAIAGSLGNAVLVRVVGELFDQRLNPYFAQLAHYFESPGTWRTALDEHRAVRDAIVAHDPEAARDAMRKHLARSQERFAQNFGAETAAGSSPARSRTARSAAKPAKPARASKKQAKERAKSSSARRR; via the coding sequence GTGCCGCTGGAAGCTGTGGAGGCGAGACGGCTTTATCGCCAGGTCGCCGATCAATTGCGAAGCCTGATCGACAGCGGCGAGTACGCGGTCGGCAGCCGCTTGCCGACCGAGCGCGAGCTCGCCGAGCAGCTCAAGGTGTCGCGGCCGACGGTGCGCGAAGCCCTGATCGCGCTCGAGGTCGAAGGCCGCCTCCGCATCCGCGTCGGCTCCGGCATCTATGTGATCGAGCCTGCCGCCGTTGCGGCGCCCGCAGCCGCTGCTGTCATCGAGGGGCCGTTCGAGCTGCTGCGCGCCCGCGAATTCCTGGAAAGCGCCATTGCCGAACAGGCCGCGCGCGTCGCGACGAAGGACGATATCGTCCGCATCGATGCGTCGCTTGTCGCGATGGAGAACGTCGAGCATCCCGGCGAGGCCTCGATGGTCCACGACCGCGCGTTCCACGTCGCGATCGCCGGAAGCCTCGGCAATGCCGTGCTGGTGCGCGTGGTCGGCGAGCTGTTCGACCAGCGTCTCAATCCCTATTTCGCGCAGCTCGCGCACTATTTCGAGAGTCCGGGCACGTGGCGTACCGCGCTCGACGAGCATCGCGCCGTGCGCGATGCGATCGTGGCACACGATCCCGAAGCCGCGCGCGATGCCATGCGAAAACACCTGGCGCGCTCGCAGGAGCGCTTCGCCCAGAATTTTGGCGCCGAGACCGCGGCCGGATCGTCGCCGGCCCGGAGCCGGACGGCGCGATCGGCGGCAAAGCCGGCAAAACCAGCGCGGGCCTCGAAGAAGCAGGCCAAAGAACGCGCCAAGAGCAGCAGCGCGCGACGGCGATGA
- a CDS encoding serine hydrolase domain-containing protein: MNKTIAMIAAAAAAITLNAAHAAPLPEANPDDAGFSKQGLARLDSFFAREIAAKRVPGAVVAVARDGRLVHYKAYGMLDPDKGTPMPVDAIFALASMTKPIAAVAGLTLMERGQLPLQAKLSDYYSGFADMKVGVPQSDGSLKLEPQASPIFIHDLYRHTSGLMYGGRPDSSSPVARQYPDGVAPAIEGDTQAFVDRMTKLPLAHQPSTEFEYGFSIDVLGAVVEKVSEQKLGDYLAANVWQPLGMKDATFHPTDAQRPRLARPFANDPLTGKPQAIKLLDTPTKFDCGGACSFATVGDYVRFGQMLLNGGELDGQRILGPKTVHHMTTNHLGPEIKNNVANVEPHRGGFGFGLSVAVRTSEGLSSVPGNPGEFTWNGAYGTQFFCDPKERLVVVVGTAAPGELRKYYREQVQDIVYGAMVK; encoded by the coding sequence ATGAACAAGACGATCGCCATGATCGCGGCGGCGGCTGCCGCCATCACGCTCAACGCAGCGCACGCCGCGCCGCTGCCCGAAGCCAATCCCGATGACGCCGGTTTCTCGAAGCAGGGTCTTGCGCGGCTCGACAGCTTCTTCGCGCGCGAGATCGCGGCCAAGCGCGTGCCCGGGGCAGTCGTCGCCGTCGCGCGGGACGGCAGGCTCGTGCACTACAAGGCCTATGGCATGCTCGATCCGGACAAGGGCACGCCGATGCCGGTCGATGCGATCTTCGCGCTGGCCTCGATGACCAAGCCGATTGCGGCGGTCGCGGGCCTGACGCTGATGGAAAGGGGCCAGCTGCCGCTCCAGGCCAAGCTGTCCGATTACTATTCCGGCTTTGCCGACATGAAGGTCGGCGTGCCCCAGAGCGACGGCTCGCTCAAGCTCGAGCCGCAGGCCTCGCCGATCTTCATCCACGATCTCTACCGGCACACGTCCGGATTGATGTATGGCGGCCGGCCGGACTCATCGAGCCCGGTGGCGCGGCAATATCCCGATGGCGTCGCGCCCGCGATCGAGGGCGACACCCAGGCCTTCGTCGACCGCATGACAAAACTGCCGCTGGCGCATCAACCCTCGACCGAGTTCGAATACGGCTTCTCGATCGACGTGCTCGGCGCCGTGGTCGAGAAGGTGAGCGAGCAGAAGCTCGGCGATTATCTCGCCGCCAATGTCTGGCAGCCGCTCGGCATGAAGGACGCCACCTTCCACCCAACCGACGCGCAGCGCCCTCGCCTTGCCCGCCCGTTTGCCAACGATCCGCTGACCGGCAAGCCGCAGGCCATCAAGCTGCTAGATACGCCGACAAAGTTCGACTGCGGCGGGGCCTGCTCGTTCGCGACGGTCGGCGACTACGTCCGCTTCGGGCAAATGCTGCTCAACGGCGGCGAGCTCGACGGACAGCGCATCCTCGGCCCGAAGACCGTGCATCACATGACGACCAATCACCTCGGCCCCGAGATCAAGAACAACGTGGCGAATGTCGAGCCGCATCGCGGCGGCTTCGGCTTTGGCCTTTCGGTTGCGGTCCGCACCAGCGAGGGCCTGTCGTCGGTCCCCGGCAATCCTGGCGAGTTCACCTGGAACGGCGCCTACGGAACGCAGTTCTTCTGCGATCCGAAGGAGCGTCTCGTCGTGGTGGTGGGCACGGCCGCGCCTGGCGAGCTGCGCAAATATTATCGCGAGCAGGTGCAGGACATCGTCTACGGCGCGATGGTGAAGTGA
- a CDS encoding TRAP transporter small permease produces the protein MSTAEIHRQITADEIAHTFEEEATPKVDLGVYAFEDWVALAIFWVMALAVFLQFFTRYVLNDSYAWTEEIATYCLIGVVFIGASMCVRLSRHIQVDLIYRYLPRLVARVLSTIIDLIRIAFFGYAIKLVWVYIQIIGDESMTTINLRKDYVYYAVLAGFVLMFVRSVQVAIQHLRQGYSILERPGAYDGFEG, from the coding sequence ATGTCGACCGCCGAAATACACCGGCAGATCACCGCGGACGAGATCGCCCACACCTTCGAGGAGGAGGCGACGCCCAAGGTCGATCTCGGCGTCTACGCTTTCGAGGACTGGGTGGCGCTGGCGATCTTCTGGGTGATGGCGCTTGCCGTCTTCCTCCAGTTTTTCACCCGCTACGTGCTCAACGACAGCTATGCCTGGACCGAGGAGATCGCGACCTACTGCCTGATCGGCGTGGTGTTCATCGGCGCCTCGATGTGCGTGCGGCTGTCGCGCCATATCCAGGTCGACCTGATCTACCGCTACCTGCCGCGCCTCGTGGCGCGTGTGTTGTCGACCATCATCGACCTGATCCGGATCGCCTTCTTCGGCTACGCCATCAAGCTGGTCTGGGTCTACATCCAGATCATCGGCGATGAATCGATGACCACGATCAATCTGCGCAAGGACTACGTCTATTACGCCGTGCTGGCGGGCTTCGTGCTGATGTTCGTGCGCTCGGTGCAGGTGGCCATTCAACATTTGCGACAGGGTTATTCGATCCTCGAACGCCCCGGCGCCTACGACGGTTTTGAAGGGTAA
- a CDS encoding HAD family hydrolase: MQAEAFALAPVGAAELILRAAALIFDVDGTLAETEELHRQAFNHAFARAGLDWQWDRAVYKDLLRVTGGKERMRAYHTGLGIAPALSDADIAELHRIKTAHYAELIETGCCPLRPGVAELLAAAKARGQRLAIATTTSHGNIDALLSQALGKRWAADFEAIVAGDDVRHKKPAPDVYLEILARLKLDASDCVAIEDSANGLIAASRAGIPVLITRSMFFGDDDFTAARVVLDDLSRLG; encoded by the coding sequence ATGCAGGCAGAAGCGTTCGCTTTGGCGCCGGTGGGCGCTGCCGAGCTGATCCTGCGCGCGGCCGCGCTAATCTTCGATGTCGACGGCACGCTGGCCGAGACCGAGGAACTGCATCGGCAGGCTTTCAACCACGCCTTCGCCCGCGCCGGTCTCGACTGGCAATGGGACCGCGCCGTCTACAAGGACCTGCTGCGGGTCACCGGCGGCAAGGAGCGCATGCGCGCCTACCACACAGGGCTGGGCATTGCCCCGGCATTGTCGGATGCGGACATCGCCGAGCTTCACCGCATCAAGACCGCGCACTATGCAGAGCTGATCGAAACCGGCTGCTGCCCGTTGCGGCCGGGCGTGGCGGAGTTGCTTGCTGCGGCGAAGGCGCGCGGTCAGCGGCTCGCGATCGCGACCACGACGTCGCACGGCAACATCGATGCGCTGCTGTCGCAGGCGCTGGGCAAGCGCTGGGCCGCGGACTTCGAGGCGATCGTCGCCGGCGACGATGTCAGGCACAAGAAGCCGGCGCCGGACGTCTATCTCGAGATTCTGGCGCGGCTGAAGCTCGATGCATCCGATTGCGTCGCGATCGAGGATTCCGCCAACGGCCTGATCGCAGCCTCGCGCGCCGGAATTCCCGTTCTCATCACCCGCAGCATGTTCTTTGGGGATGACGACTTCACCGCGGCGCGGGTGGTGCTGGACGATCTGTCGCGGCTTGGATGA
- a CDS encoding mannitol dehydrogenase family protein, with protein MRLNSERLGRANLDRLPAGIRRPAYDRSRVTPGIVHLGLGAFHRAHQAVVIDDCLAAGATAWGFVGASLRSPDTRDALAPQDHLYTVAVRAAEGTEHRVIGALLDSVVAREKPAALVDRMADPAIRIVSLTVTEKGYCHTPQTGDLDERHPDVVHDLNNIDAPRSAPGFIVAALARRRAQGLAPFTVLCCDNLAANGHTVQRIVTQFAALRSKDLGKWIADAAAFPCTMVDRIVPETTDADRDAVSNALGFHDAWPVMTEPFTQWVVEDRFTAGRPDLAAAGVELVTDVKPFELMKLRLLNASHSALAYLGYLAAYETIADTMRDPHFARLAARVMEEAAVTLTMPAGTDLAAYRASLLKRFANPALHHRTWQIAMDGSQKLPQRLLGAMQDRLARGLPIATHALAVAGWMRYVTATDEQGRAIDVRDPLAAEFASLAREAGPVAERLAPALLGVEKVFGPLGTEPRLREAVTAALGRLYQDGARRAVETLVSA; from the coding sequence ATGCGGCTTAATTCAGAGCGTCTTGGCCGCGCCAATCTTGACCGGCTGCCAGCTGGCATCCGCCGCCCGGCCTATGACCGCTCGCGCGTCACGCCCGGCATCGTGCATCTCGGCCTCGGGGCCTTTCACCGCGCGCATCAGGCCGTCGTCATCGACGATTGCCTTGCCGCTGGCGCTACGGCTTGGGGCTTCGTCGGCGCGAGCCTGCGCAGCCCGGATACGCGCGATGCCCTCGCCCCGCAGGATCACCTCTATACTGTTGCCGTCCGCGCCGCCGAAGGTACTGAGCACCGCGTCATCGGCGCCCTGCTCGACAGTGTCGTCGCGCGCGAGAAGCCGGCGGCGTTGGTCGATCGGATGGCCGATCCCGCCATCCGCATCGTCTCGCTGACCGTTACCGAGAAGGGCTATTGCCACACGCCGCAGACCGGCGATCTCGACGAGCGGCATCCTGATGTCGTGCACGACCTCAACAATATTGACGCGCCGCGCTCGGCGCCCGGCTTCATCGTGGCTGCGCTGGCGCGCCGGCGCGCACAGGGACTAGCGCCCTTCACCGTGCTGTGCTGCGACAACCTCGCCGCCAACGGTCACACCGTGCAGCGGATCGTGACGCAGTTCGCCGCGCTCCGCTCCAAGGATCTCGGCAAATGGATCGCGGATGCGGCCGCCTTTCCCTGCACCATGGTCGACCGCATCGTGCCGGAAACGACGGATGCCGACCGCGACGCGGTCTCGAACGCGCTGGGTTTTCACGACGCCTGGCCGGTCATGACCGAGCCGTTCACGCAATGGGTGGTGGAGGATCGCTTCACTGCGGGCCGGCCCGATCTTGCCGCCGCAGGCGTCGAGCTCGTCACCGACGTCAAGCCGTTCGAGCTGATGAAGCTGCGGCTGCTCAACGCCAGTCATTCCGCGCTCGCCTATCTCGGCTATCTCGCTGCTTACGAGACCATCGCCGACACCATGCGGGATCCGCACTTCGCGCGCCTCGCCGCGCGGGTGATGGAAGAGGCCGCGGTGACGCTGACGATGCCGGCTGGCACCGACCTCGCCGCCTACCGCGCCTCGCTGCTCAAGCGCTTCGCCAACCCTGCTTTGCATCATCGCACCTGGCAGATCGCGATGGACGGCTCGCAAAAGCTGCCGCAGCGTCTGCTCGGCGCGATGCAGGATCGCCTCGCCAGGGGCCTGCCGATCGCGACGCACGCGCTCGCGGTCGCCGGCTGGATGCGCTACGTCACTGCAACAGACGAGCAAGGCCGCGCCATCGACGTGCGCGACCCCCTCGCTGCCGAGTTCGCAAGCCTCGCGCGCGAGGCTGGTCCCGTGGCCGAGCGGCTTGCGCCGGCCCTGCTCGGGGTCGAGAAGGTGTTCGGACCGCTGGGCACCGAGCCGCGCCTGCGTGAGGCCGTCACCGCGGCGCTCGGCCGTCTCTATCAGGATGGCGCGCGGCGGGCGGTGGAGACGCTGGTTTCTGCCTGA
- a CDS encoding dienelactone hydrolase family protein, which produces MSFETTMTSDVVGLTKVAPLSRRGFMSATAAVAAGYTLAAGPVRADIITTDTNGLQAGDAKIKVGSEEMPAYFARPAGNTKAPVIIVAMEIFGLHEYIKDVTRRLAKLGAFAIAPDYYFRKGVDLTRVTEVKDLLPVVNAKPDAELLSDLDAVVAWAGSQGGDTVKLGIIGFCRGGRTVWEYAAHSGTLKAGVAFYGTVVDPANPLWPKSPMQLAPEMKAPVLGLYGGADTGIPVAQVEQLKAALEQNKKAAEFKIFPDAPHGFHADYRGSYRRDAADDAWKQAEAWFKKYGVLS; this is translated from the coding sequence ATGAGCTTTGAGACCACCATGACATCCGACGTCGTCGGGCTGACGAAAGTCGCCCCGCTCTCTCGCCGCGGATTCATGAGCGCCACCGCGGCCGTGGCCGCTGGCTACACGCTCGCGGCCGGTCCGGTCCGTGCCGACATCATCACGACGGACACCAACGGCCTCCAGGCCGGCGATGCCAAGATCAAGGTCGGCTCCGAGGAGATGCCCGCCTACTTCGCCCGCCCGGCCGGCAACACCAAGGCGCCGGTGATCATCGTGGCGATGGAGATTTTCGGCCTGCACGAATACATCAAGGACGTGACGCGGCGCCTCGCCAAGCTCGGCGCCTTTGCCATCGCGCCCGACTATTACTTCCGCAAGGGCGTCGACCTGACCAGGGTCACCGAGGTCAAGGACCTCTTGCCGGTCGTCAACGCCAAGCCGGACGCCGAACTGCTGTCCGATCTCGACGCGGTGGTGGCCTGGGCAGGATCGCAGGGCGGTGACACGGTGAAGCTCGGCATCATCGGCTTCTGCCGCGGCGGGCGCACGGTCTGGGAATATGCCGCCCATAGCGGCACGCTCAAGGCCGGCGTGGCCTTCTACGGCACGGTGGTCGACCCCGCCAATCCGCTGTGGCCGAAGAGCCCGATGCAGCTGGCCCCGGAGATGAAGGCGCCGGTGCTCGGCCTCTATGGCGGTGCCGATACCGGCATTCCCGTCGCCCAGGTCGAGCAGCTCAAGGCAGCGCTGGAGCAGAACAAGAAGGCGGCCGAGTTCAAGATCTTTCCCGATGCGCCGCACGGCTTCCACGCGGATTATCGCGGCAGCTACCGCAGGGACGCGGCGGATGATGCCTGGAAGCAGGCCGAGGCCTGGTTCAAGAAGTACGGCGTGTTGAGCTGA
- a CDS encoding nuclear transport factor 2 family protein: MAKDSKVIAANAAFYAAFSTGDVAGMERMWADDDGISCIHPGWPAIIGRATVIGSWRDILQNPQRPQIVCAEPQAIVDGDSARVLCIEIVDGTALAAANHFRRVGDGWRLVHHQSSPIAQIVEQAEDDRTSRRVH, from the coding sequence ATGGCAAAGGACAGCAAGGTCATCGCCGCGAACGCGGCCTTCTATGCCGCCTTCTCCACCGGCGACGTCGCCGGCATGGAACGGATGTGGGCGGACGACGACGGCATTTCCTGCATCCATCCCGGTTGGCCGGCCATCATCGGGCGCGCCACGGTGATCGGAAGCTGGCGCGACATCCTGCAAAACCCGCAGCGGCCGCAGATCGTCTGCGCCGAACCGCAGGCCATCGTCGACGGCGACAGCGCCCGCGTGCTCTGCATCGAGATCGTCGACGGCACCGCTTTGGCGGCTGCGAACCATTTTCGGCGCGTCGGCGACGGCTGGCGACTGGTGCATCACCAGTCGAGCCCGATCGCCCAGATTGTCGAGCAGGCTGAGGACGATAGAACGAGCCGCCGCGTCCACTGA
- a CDS encoding MarR family transcriptional regulator: MNLARESIELVEQVARILWFEGTKHGLRDREWMALRFLSRANRFSRTPSALASYVGTTRGTASFIIGELERLGYIERKRSAKDKRSVLLSVTQQGKKFLARDPVTVLVDAIAVLDEEAKIRFRDALRHVLDQSDAAEQRHHTDVCKRCIFLREDRTSADGKTTVEFSCRLFRAPIAEPEVELLCTSFEHHRQ, encoded by the coding sequence ATGAATTTGGCTCGCGAATCGATTGAACTGGTGGAGCAGGTCGCACGCATCCTGTGGTTCGAAGGCACCAAGCACGGCTTGCGCGATCGCGAGTGGATGGCGCTGCGCTTCCTCTCCCGCGCCAACCGGTTTTCCCGCACGCCCTCGGCGCTCGCGAGTTACGTCGGTACCACGCGCGGCACCGCCTCGTTCATCATCGGCGAGCTCGAACGGCTCGGCTACATCGAACGAAAGCGCTCGGCCAAGGACAAGCGTTCGGTGTTGCTGAGCGTCACCCAGCAGGGCAAGAAGTTCCTGGCGCGCGATCCCGTCACCGTTCTCGTCGACGCGATTGCCGTGCTCGACGAGGAGGCCAAGATCCGCTTCCGCGACGCGCTCCGCCACGTGCTCGATCAGTCCGACGCGGCCGAGCAGCGGCACCATACCGACGTCTGCAAGCGATGCATCTTCCTCCGGGAAGATCGCACCAGCGCGGACGGCAAGACGACGGTCGAGTTCTCCTGCCGCCTGTTTCGCGCGCCGATCGCGGAGCCGGAGGTCGAGCTGCTCTGCACCAGCTTCGAGCATCACCGCCAGTAG
- a CDS encoding TRAP transporter large permease, protein MLLLLGGFLVLMLLGVPVAIAMAVSSLLYILVSGVTPDVTLAQRMIAGVESFPLLAVPFFILAGNLMNIAGVTGRIYKFAVALVGWMRGGLGHVNIIGSVIFSGMSGTAIADAAGLGTIEIKAMKDHGYSTEFSVGVTAASATLGPIIPPSLPFVIYGMMANVSIGALFLGGVIPGIVMTLLMMATVTYFAHKNKWGSDTPFSWPQLGSAGLEIAIVLAFPLAIWLMVIAGMSVNMAVVIGLGTLLLIDWYFDFSAVMALMAPVILIGGMTLGWFTPTEAAVAAVIWSLFLGLIRYRTMTLKTVAKATFDTIETTASVLFIVTAASIFAWLLTVSQAAQMLSDWMLSITHNKWVFLALANVLILFVGCFIDTTAAITILVPILLPIVLKLGIDPIHFGLIMTLNLMIGLLHPPLGMVLFVLARVAKLSVERTTVAILPWLVPLMLALIAITYIPELTLWLPKYMGLSK, encoded by the coding sequence ATGTTGCTGTTGCTTGGAGGCTTCCTCGTCCTGATGCTGCTCGGCGTTCCCGTGGCGATCGCCATGGCCGTGTCGTCGCTGCTCTACATCCTGGTCAGCGGCGTGACGCCCGACGTCACGCTGGCGCAGCGCATGATCGCCGGCGTCGAGAGCTTTCCGCTGCTCGCCGTGCCGTTCTTCATCCTGGCCGGCAATCTTATGAACATCGCCGGCGTCACCGGGCGCATCTACAAATTCGCGGTCGCGCTGGTCGGCTGGATGCGCGGCGGTCTCGGCCACGTCAACATCATCGGCTCGGTGATCTTCTCCGGCATGTCGGGCACCGCGATCGCGGATGCCGCCGGCCTCGGCACCATCGAGATCAAGGCGATGAAGGACCATGGCTACTCCACCGAGTTCTCGGTCGGCGTCACCGCGGCGTCCGCAACGCTCGGGCCGATCATCCCGCCGTCGCTGCCCTTCGTGATCTACGGCATGATGGCGAACGTCTCGATCGGCGCACTGTTCCTTGGCGGCGTCATCCCCGGCATCGTCATGACGCTGCTGATGATGGCGACCGTCACCTATTTCGCGCACAAGAACAAATGGGGCAGCGACACGCCGTTCTCCTGGCCGCAGCTCGGCTCAGCCGGCCTCGAGATCGCCATCGTGCTCGCTTTCCCGCTCGCGATCTGGCTGATGGTGATTGCCGGCATGTCGGTGAACATGGCTGTCGTCATCGGTCTCGGCACGCTGCTCCTGATCGACTGGTATTTCGATTTCTCGGCGGTGATGGCGCTGATGGCGCCGGTGATCCTGATCGGCGGCATGACGCTCGGCTGGTTCACGCCGACCGAAGCCGCGGTCGCCGCGGTGATCTGGTCGCTGTTCCTCGGTCTCATCCGCTACCGCACCATGACCTTGAAGACGGTGGCGAAGGCGACCTTCGACACCATCGAGACCACGGCCTCGGTGCTGTTCATCGTCACGGCGGCCTCGATCTTCGCCTGGCTGCTGACGGTGTCGCAGGCCGCGCAGATGCTCTCGGACTGGATGCTCAGCATCACCCACAACAAATGGGTGTTCCTGGCGCTCGCCAACGTGCTGATCCTGTTCGTCGGCTGCTTCATCGACACCACGGCGGCGATCACCATCCTGGTGCCGATCCTGCTACCGATCGTGCTCAAGCTCGGCATCGACCCGATCCATTTCGGCCTGATCATGACGCTGAATCTGATGATCGGCCTGTTGCATCCGCCGCTCGGCATGGTGCTGTTCGTGCTCGCCCGCGTCGCAAAACTCTCGGTCGAACGCACGACGGTCGCCATCCTGCCCTGGCTGGTGCCGCTGATGCTCGCGCTGATCGCGATCACCTACATTCCCGAATTGACCCTCTGGCTGCCTAAATACATGGGACTCTCCAAATGA
- a CDS encoding sialic acid TRAP transporter substrate-binding protein SiaP codes for MMLAVSAAAMIATTHAGMAQTKLKWAHVYETSEPFHTASVWAAQEIGKRTNGRYTVDVYPASQLGKEADINQGLSLGSVDIIISGSSFAAKSFAPIGVTYYPYTFRDSDHLLAYTKSDIFKELAKGYEDKSGHHIVAVTYYGVRQTSSNKPIKSCADLKGLKMRVPDVPAYLAMPRACGANTAPIAFAEVYLALQNGTVEAQENPLTTIEAKKFYEVQKHIVLTGHIVDHLNTVVAGALWKKLSDEDKKIFTDVAQEAAAKATGEIKQNEAKLVAFFKEKGLTVTEVDKNEFRDTVLKNVAFETFGYRKADWERIQDVK; via the coding sequence ATGATGCTCGCGGTCTCCGCCGCGGCGATGATTGCCACCACCCATGCCGGCATGGCGCAGACCAAGCTCAAATGGGCCCATGTCTACGAGACCTCGGAGCCGTTCCACACCGCCTCGGTCTGGGCCGCGCAGGAGATCGGCAAGCGCACCAACGGGCGCTACACCGTCGACGTCTATCCGGCCTCGCAGCTCGGCAAGGAAGCCGACATCAACCAGGGCCTCTCGCTCGGCTCGGTCGACATCATCATCTCCGGCTCGAGCTTCGCGGCCAAGAGCTTCGCGCCGATCGGCGTGACCTATTATCCCTACACATTCCGCGACTCGGACCATCTCCTCGCCTACACCAAGAGCGACATCTTCAAGGAGCTCGCCAAGGGCTATGAGGACAAGAGCGGCCACCACATCGTCGCGGTGACTTATTACGGCGTGCGCCAGACCTCGTCGAACAAGCCGATCAAGAGCTGCGCCGACCTCAAGGGCCTGAAGATGCGCGTGCCCGACGTTCCGGCCTACCTCGCAATGCCGCGCGCCTGCGGCGCCAACACCGCACCGATCGCGTTCGCCGAAGTCTATCTCGCGCTCCAGAACGGCACCGTCGAGGCCCAGGAGAACCCGCTGACCACGATCGAGGCCAAGAAGTTCTACGAGGTGCAGAAGCACATCGTGCTGACCGGCCATATCGTCGACCACCTCAACACGGTGGTGGCGGGCGCGCTCTGGAAGAAGCTCAGCGACGAGGACAAGAAGATCTTCACCGACGTCGCCCAGGAGGCCGCCGCCAAGGCGACCGGCGAGATCAAGCAGAACGAGGCCAAGCTGGTCGCCTTCTTCAAGGAGAAGGGCCTGACCGTGACCGAGGTCGACAAGAACGAGTTCCGCGACACCGTGCTGAAGAACGTTGCGTTCGAGACGTTCGGTTACCGCAAGGCCGACTGGGAACGGATCCAGGACGTCAAATAG
- a CDS encoding SDR family oxidoreductase, protein MRLFILGLGYSARHFVRRFGGAFSHVAGTVRDPGERSDLAGIEVHAFSGSRPADATLERISDADVLLVSIPPGGGGDPAITAFGGVLAGRHRRIIYLSTIGVYGDHAGSWVDESTPPQAAFERTRLRLAAEQAWANSGYGHVAILRLAGIYGPGRNALVTLRTGTARRIIKPGQVFNRIHVDDIASAIMAAIEHGRGGTFNVCDDEPTPPQDVIAYAAQLMGVAPPPEEAFETAEMSPMARSFYASSARVSNAKLKRELGVKLAYPTYRQALDALWRAGEGR, encoded by the coding sequence ATGCGGCTCTTCATCCTCGGCCTCGGCTACAGTGCCCGGCATTTCGTCCGCAGGTTCGGCGGGGCCTTCTCGCATGTCGCCGGCACCGTGCGCGATCCCGGAGAACGAAGCGACCTTGCCGGTATCGAGGTGCATGCCTTTTCCGGCAGCCGTCCAGCTGACGCGACACTCGAACGCATCAGCGACGCCGATGTTCTTCTGGTGTCGATCCCACCCGGCGGCGGCGGCGATCCCGCCATCACGGCGTTCGGCGGCGTGCTGGCGGGGCGTCATCGCAGGATCATCTATCTCTCCACCATCGGCGTGTATGGCGATCACGCAGGCAGCTGGGTGGACGAGAGCACGCCACCGCAGGCCGCCTTCGAGCGCACGCGCCTGCGGCTCGCGGCCGAGCAGGCCTGGGCCAACAGCGGTTACGGCCATGTCGCAATCCTGCGGCTTGCCGGCATCTATGGCCCCGGCCGCAACGCGCTGGTGACGCTGCGAACCGGCACGGCCCGGCGCATCATCAAGCCGGGGCAGGTCTTCAACCGCATCCACGTCGACGACATCGCGAGCGCGATCATGGCCGCCATTGAGCACGGGCGCGGCGGCACCTTCAACGTCTGCGACGACGAGCCCACGCCGCCGCAGGACGTGATCGCCTATGCCGCGCAGCTCATGGGTGTCGCGCCGCCGCCGGAAGAGGCGTTCGAGACGGCCGAGATGTCGCCGATGGCGCGCAGCTTCTATGCCAGCAGCGCCCGCGTCTCCAATGCGAAATTGAAGCGCGAGCTCGGCGTCAAATTGGCTTATCCAACCTATCGCCAGGCCCTGGATGCGCTGTGGCGCGCGGGCGAAGGACGATAG